The sequence TCAACCTATTTATCTTTTATGGAGTTGGTGAATCTATTGGTGATTATTTATTTCTCCTTATTCTAATTTATGGTCTATCAATGGAGTCATATGCAGCACAAACTGAGAAGCAGTGACTTTGGTCTACTGTAAAACTACCTGACATGTTTGCATGTCACACTGTCAACAATAGGTTTTGTTTTTCGGTGTCTTGCAGGAAAGCGTGCCTTAAGAGTCACACCAGGGCCAGGACGGAGGACTTTTAACAGAGTAGTTTCTGGTGGACCTCTTTGTTTTCTACTATAAATGAtcacaaaagaaaattaaattaattttaagcaCTGAAATTAGAAACAGTTCAACCAAGAACTGTACATGATATTGGAAGAGATAATAAAACTATACTTTCACCCCAAGTAGTCATCTTTTATAtgatttttctgctgtaaactTAGCTAATTCCTTGTGTTTATGACATTAACCTTGACAATGTAAGTTGTGAGTGTCCTCTTTTAAATGCATGGTCCCttagttttaattaatttaatttacacTAAATTTTAATATATGAAGCAGGTTCAAAAGGGCAttgtgagggggaaaaaaagaactgtcATTGTAGACTCTTTACGGTATTGGCAGTTTTAAAAAGCgaacatctatttttttttttaatatgaaattgtATTTTAGAGTGGGAAAAGGCTTTCCATATTTACCATACAGACTGTGTTGCTAAGTGAAGATTGATGATGGAATCTATAATAGCAGCTCAgtgcagagatttttttttatcaccaaCATATCCACAGATGAAGTCAGTCCtcagtttttgactttttcctcgAGAAACCTCCCAAAAACTACAGTCGACTGTTATTTCCAATATAGTAtgtgtttagttattttaagATGTCCAGTCTGTTGATTATTTGAATTTAGTAAAATATGACTTGTTGAAAATATAGCTTTGTTTAATCCTTGAACATTAAAGAACTGTCTAATTGACAATGTCGTGAATAGCAATAAATGTACTTGAATTTTTGTGTTCCGTTTATGTTTGGTGTTTGAAATTTTCTGTGTAaaccttattttaaaaaaacaaatatatccCGCCAGACTTTTATTGTGGTGGGGGATGCTGAGTCATGTGCCCATAATGTGACCAATAGGAATGGAGGATGAGTTAGTTTGCGGAAGTCAGCCTGCGTACCGTTTTCGTAAATGAGGGGAAATGTTAAAGAAGTTGATATTTTGTATAGTTTAACGCTGTCTGGGGGGCACAAACGCGAAGTAAACCGAGTCAGTAATTGTTTCATCTGTTCAGCTTCTCTCACTGGTATGTGCGGGTAAAGCTGAACACAAATTGTCAGTTATGTCCAAATCAGCGAGACGGAGCCCAAAAGAAAACGAGTCCAAACAGCTGCCTATCTATCAGCACAAAACCAAACTGATCCAGGCTGTCAGAGAGAGCTCTTTCCTGGTTGTCACCGGTGAAACTGGCAGCGGGAAAACCACACAACTTCCACAGTATCTGCATGAAGCAGGTAAGCAGATATCTACTGTTAGTACCGAAGTACCAAAACATATATTAcacacatttctacatttaaagcCAACAATTAAACACAATATATGAATACCTTTCGTTAGTTTAAGTAACTCCTCAGCTCTGAACCATTTTGGGTTTTATCAAATTATGATACAAATGTGTGGCCTGTAACTTAAAATACGACccatttcttctattttttgtaggtttttgtaAAGATGGCAAAATTGGCATCACCCAGCCCCGCCGGGTGGCTGCCATCACAGTGGCCCAGAGGGTGGCCCAGGAGATGCAGTGCACTCTGGGAAGGGAAGTCGGCTACCAAGTACGCTTTGATGACTGCACATCATCGGTGAGGCACAAAAGATGATTCGCTCCTTGCAGAACATGCGAcatatttattgtaaatattctATGACGTGATTGTGTTTCAACCAGGACACGATGGTGAAGTACATGACAGATGGCTGTTTGCTCAGAGAGATCCTGGCAGACCCTGGACTTTCTCAATACAGTGTTGTAATCTTGGATGAAGTTCATGAGCGCAGCCTCAACACAGTGAGTCAATATGCTTGCCCAATGTCATTAACACACTTTCTGCATTCGGGTCAGTCTGTGTCAACTGACACGGAATATGTCGCTGCGCTGTCTCAGATTTTGTGTTGTCCTCACAAATGTGTCCATTCCAggcaaaggcaaaaaaatagtaatgtggcagaattttgagaatttcagttATGTGGTAAGGCACAACAAGCCTCATAAGTTGCTACATTTCAGTATGAAGGGAACATGGAAGTAACTTTTAACTTTGTATTTATAATGATAATATAGATCCCTATTCACACCAGAATTGTGGTCTTATGAAGTAGTCCACATTACAATTTTGTCaagtcaaaatagcaaaaaaaatggaagcCTTGGCTTGTCATGCAACACATTAAATTCTTCTGCTGTTAAAAACCCcaaacagttggtgaaatgttggccaaaaataatacttttagtTGTAAATGTGGATACATCCACATATATACGCTTAGAGGAGTTTTCTAGTGCCTTCTGGATACTTAGttccattttcaagggccaatatttaaacatttggTCTCTGCtggaagcatttttttaaatgtcctcACCTATTATAATGGGAAGTGGGAGTTACGGCTCTGGAAACATTGTATTAAAATGGCTGTCCGGATATGATGCTTTTTGAGGGTTAAAgtacaaatttccaaatctgaAAAGTTCTCATAGTTCAACCAAAATAGTTTACAGAACTTAATTTTGGGGTCCAACATAAAAGAAATAAGTAAACGCTGAATAAAATTTGAAACAGTGCAGCAACACAGctatctgaaatgacacaatctGATCTGTCATACTTCACATGCATAAAGCATATCAGCATCCCAAAAGCAGAAACCATTCTTTTtcccccacctccacctcagACATTAAGTATGTGCTTGTGCTTTTTACAGGACATTCTCTTGGGTTTGATAAAGAAAATGTTCTCCAACCCAGCTAACGCCCCCAAGAGCCGATCCATCCCTCTGAAGGTGGTGGTGATGTCCGCCACCTTGGAAACTGACAaactttcagcatttttcagcAACTGTGCCGTCTTTGCCATTCCTGGGAGGACGTTTCCTGTAACCTGCATGTTTGGCTCAGCTGTAGGACCGAAAGATGTGGAAAGCACCGGCTATGTGAAAGAGGTACCGGCTTTCATTTGTGAGCTAGGTGCTGTTTTCTATGTATTGCTGTATTTTCTGTAAAGTCATTTAATTTGGTTTCACAGCCTTATGATTATTACCATATGTTTGTGCTAATAATGTAATGAGTAGTgtagcaagttactttttacaGGGAGTATATAGGTAGTGTAATtgatgactttaaaaaaaaaaatctgtgtttgatgccactgtgatgtcatttttttgagTTTGATTATGAAATAAACtgatgttgttgctgctgcagattGATGCACTTGATTGAATTTACACCTCTGTTAACAGGTTGTTAAAGTTGCCCTGGATGTTCACACCAGTGAAATGGCTGGAGATATTCTAGTGTTTTTGACAGGCaagcatttatatttttcattgatTACTGAGGCCTtactggggaaaaaatatgacattgATTCTTTTCGTGTTTGACAGGTCAGTCAGAGATTGAACGTGCCTGTGACTTGTTGTACGAAAAAGCTGAGTGTATAGATTATCGCTATGATGTACAGGACCAGACAGTGGAGGGTCTTCTCATTTTGCCCCTGTATGGATCCATGCCTACTGGTAAAAGCATACAACAGCTGTCAACACCtgattttccacattaaaatcAGTGTTAGCTTTATTTGCAATGTCATCTTTTTTGGTCTCGTCATAGATCAACAAAGGCAGATCTTTCAGCCGCCACCTCCAGGAATAAGAAAATGTGTAGTGGCCACTAACATTGCAGCAACATCTCTCACCATCAATGGAATAAAGTGAGCGAGGCCAATGCTGCCCACAGGTGACCGTAAAATTGTGACCCGACACTTCTGCAAAACACACCATCCTGCTGTTCTTTCCCCTGTAGGTACATCGTTGACAGCGGGTTTGTGAAGCAGCTAAACCACAACTCCAGGGTGGGCATGGATATCTTGGAGGTGGTGCCTATTTCAAAGTGAGTCTGTAagcaataaaatgtcatttcatttGAGTAATTTTCCCACTAATGCTCATGCCATGAAGAAAGCTTGCCAACAGAGATTTGGACTGGATTTCGGGGGGGGGTTTCTGTCATTAGGAGCGAGGCTCAGCAGAGAGCAGGCCGAGCTGGAAGGACCTCAGCTGGGAAATGTTTTCGAATCTATACCAAGGAGTTCTGGGAGAAGTGCATGCCTGAATATACAGTCCCAGAGATCCAGAGGACAAGTCTGACTGCAGTAGTACTCACCCTCAAGTGCCTGGGCGTTCATGATGTGATTAGGTACACAactctgtgtctgtttgttacTCAGTGTCGTTTACCTCAGCGCACTTTCTTCTAGTTCATTCATTGTGAAGAGTTGATTTCTCTTAAGGTTTCCTTATCTGGACTGTCCGGAGGAGAGGTTTATTCTAGAAGCACTAAAACAGCTCTACCAATTTGATGCCATTGACCGGTGAGTATTTGTGTACACAGATCCTCTGGTTTCGAGGGGCAGCAGTAGCACGTTAAGTGGGTCTTGCAGAGATTTCATGAGCTCTTATCTGTCTGATGTTTTTGGCTGCAGAAGAGGAAAAGTGACCCAGCTGGGGGAGCTGATGGTGGAGTTCCCCCTGCATCCAGGCCTCACCAGGGCTTTGCTCAAAGCCGCTTCGCTTGACTGCCAGGAGCTGCTGCTCCCTGTGGCTGCCATGCTGTCTGTGGAGAACATCTTCATCAGGCCAGGTTAGCAActtaattttttattgtttatttatttatttggtaggGACAGTGTGCATTAACAGATGCCTATTTATACAGCAATGGGTGTAAATATGCcggattatagcaacaatgctaatttacatctgcAGCCCCtgagtaaaaaagaaaagacataaGTGATGCATTAAACAATAAGTGACAATAAAAGCACGttgcaaaaagtacacaaagaaaacataacagtgaaacatacaataaaacgtaagacaataggtcacaataaaaggacattacaaagtacacaaagaagttaTAGGTCAGTGGTCACAAGAGTGGTTCACCTTCAGCCACTTTGCTTTTTGACATTGAAGAACCTCAAacaggataaaaacaaacatggtCTTAATTAataagggagaaaaaaacatgcatttaaacatTCAACATTGTGAAATGTCTAATAACAAAGACACTAAGTGCATCCATCGAGTAGGTAACTGAGATACaggacatttatttttctttgcttatgtgtaaaatgtgaatttaaaaatatgaactTTGAGTTCAGAGCTTTCCTTGTTCCCTGCAGGTCAACCTGAGGAACAGAAAGAGGCAGATGAGAAGCACAGAAAACTGGCTGCAAAGACCGGCGGTATGAATGACTTTGCCACACTCCTCAGTGTGTTTCAGTCGTGCAAATCCAGGTGAAGACAGTAATTAAGTTAGCACTGCAagatgcatttatatttttttccttgctTGTACAAAGAAGTGTCAACATTGGTTTATGACTTTATACTGCATGATGATAATATGATGACTGTTTTAATTGACAGCCTTCCTTGTGCTCTCTGTAGTGACAGACCTTCAGTGTGGTGTAAGGAGAACTGGATCCACTGGAGGGCGCTAAAGTCGGCCTTTAGTGTGGAGACTCAGCTGAGAGAGATTCTCCTCCGCCTCCAGCAGGTACAGCCTTTACATATTGCTGACCGAAGCATGCTGTGTGTTTAGTCTGCTAAACGTTTCATATTGCTGTAAAGACAGCAGTCACAATGCACAATTCCTCCTCAGTGTGGTTCTTAATTTTTGTGGATGTGCTGACTTGAATTTCAGAAAAGAGATTTCCCTGTAGAAACATTTGATGGTAATAGGAGTGAGCTCCTCAGACGGTGCCTGTGCACAGGATACTTCACCAACGTTGCCAGAAGGTACCatgaatattatttaaaatgatgatattCAGTCTCCTTTAGCCTACTTCAAATACACCACAGTGTATCATTGTTATTCCATCACATATAGGTCTGTCGGAAAGGTGTTTTGCACAATGGATGGACATGGATCTATGGTtcacattcatccatcatcatcgGTAACTGTGTTTAcgtacatatatatttttcaaaaataattcagaCTGCAACAAACGCTAACAGGCTTTTTCTATAATTTCTTCTTTGATCTCAATTTGTTGTGGCTCCAAGCTATTTGACCAGGAGGCAGAGCTGAACTGGGTCATCTTCCACGATGTGTTGGTGACATCACGGGTCTACATCAGGACTGTGTGTCCTATTCGATATGAGTGGGTGAAGGATTTGTTACCTAAACTCCATGAAGTGGACGTCTATGAACTGAGCAGTGTGGCAAGAGAAGAAGTTACTGACGAGGAAATGATCAAATGGGAGACCAGGGAGGCAGCCAAAAGACAACCAGGTTCTTGGAATAATTCATTAGATATTTAACTGGAAAGTGATGctttatgttttgtgtgttctgaTCCCTATTCCAAGATGCAAATGGgtattatgatttaaaaaaagattctgCCTAAATCAGATCATAGATTAAAATGCCATCTAAGTATTTCGTAATAGCTTTATAGAGTGAATGAAGTATCACTGTCTGGTGTAAATCTAATTTTATACCTTGTTAACTtgtctaaatgttgtgttttttcatgcaTACGAGCGAAATAAGCAGTTAGCACCGAGGTACTCTGAATTACCAAATGTAGATTACAGGGATAAGCCTGCCATTGGCCATGctttttttgtggctttctCCTCCTGTTCCATTGTctacatgctgctgttttttaaaacccTCTTCATTACCAGAAACACCCTCCATGCTCGCAATGTACCGCACTAAAAATTTCAAGTGTTTTCGAGGATTTGGATCGCGCAGAAAGGCAACCTTCctacattttaaatacatttttacctCCCTGTGTGCAAATGTCCGCCAAATAAGTTCCATCATTACTTTCCTCTAcagcagaatgatagtgaggtggTAATAGAGGCTGGGAATTCTGCACATCTACACTGATATCTAAATCACTTTAAAGCAAGAAGGGATGCTTTTTtctggaaaaaataagaaatatgcaactttgatatgcagaaattattttttaggGGTAAAATCACTGACCAGAATGAGACTGTCAAATAATTAGAGCTTGCATTGTTCTCTGTGCTAAGGTAATGGAtaactttgttcttttttcagaGGTTTCTACAGAGGAGGTCATGAAGAAGTTGGAGAAGCGAAGCAACGAAACCACCGTCAGCGACGCTCGTGCTCGCTACCTGCAGCGAAAGCAACAGAGACAGCAAAGCAAAGCTCTATGACAGAAAGGCATTTTATTCTGATGATTTGATTTATATGCTGCATTTACAAGAGAACAGTTTTGGCAATGATATCTGAACAATAAACATACATTTATAACACTGCCTCTCATTTCTTTTGTCCCTACACTTTACACACCATGCTGCAGCAGTGCTTGGGTTTTGTGGGTTTGGGATTAAGttcacatttacataaaaataagcaaaagaCACATTGGATACTGGATGCATATTTGAATGGTTTTGCACTGCCTATCAGTGAGACAGAGTGTGCTGCAGCTCTGTACAGTTGGGATGAGGTTAAGGTTACAGTATAGTACTTGGTGTACTTTCACACCGACCGTTCAGGTGCAGTGGACCCTCTCTGCTCTTGTTCGTCACTTCCCCTTGTGTGCGTCTGCGGGGCTGCTGTACTGTCTGGCTGGGACGGAGGGCTTCCATGCTAAGCAGGCGACTAACCACATTAAACCCACTAAACAGGCGTTTTTTCTCCCTCCTGGATACGGGAATCGCTCGTGGTCGTACTTAACGCTCGTGTCCACCGCTGTGCACCTCGGTGGACTTTATTCCGTGGTCTGCTTGCTTCAGTAAACCACTGCAGCAGCAACGGACCGAGcacgccgccgccgccgctgtTGTTGTGAGAGAAGAAAACAAGCTCGGCGAGCAGTCCGCTAAAGCTGTGTGATCATTGACAGAGTTCAGTACACACAAGCTTCGAGTGATAACTGGTGGGAGCTTTGTACAGCGAATCTCTGAGCCTTTTCAAGAAGCGGCGGCtggggatattttttttttttagtctcaCAAGTCGAGGTAAGAATAGACGGAGTAACGAGAACTAGCGCGAGTGGCTAACTGACATGCTAACTAGCCGTTAGCTTGAGAGGTATTTTGGCTAGCTGCCTTGTTTGGTCGTAATGCGGTCATGGTCAGTGTCCTTACTGCTGTCTGACGCGCGGCTTGGCCCAGCTGCCCATCAGCTATAATGTTAGTTCAAGTGTCGTAACCGCTTGACTGCTCTTGAGCTACGATAGAAAGGCTAGCGACCTGCGTTGGACTTGGAAGGTAACGTTTGTTGACTTTGTCTTAGCTAGCTGCCACACTGCAAAGATGTGTTATCGTTACGGTGGTGTTTACGTTAGGCAGCTTGTGGTCGTGCTTCGTACAgtacatagttttttttcagacaatgatCAAATATGATTAGCAAACATTGTATTCGTGTATGGATAGTTTTGGGATCTATTGCCTTTGTTGTTTCGTCAGGAGCTGCTACACGCAAGCCAAAAAACAAACCTTAACGTATGTAACTGACATTATtgcgttttgtttttaaagacaaactgGTGTACAATTTACAATAGTCGGCGCACTTATCTCAAAGAGCAATTAGCTATTACTCTGGCAGTTCTAGCTGTGAATAACCGTGGGTGGCCATAAAAGAGTCTGAAGTCGAGGGAAGCCTTATCTGTTTTTATCtttgtaaacaaagccgttcaaACAGTCTTTGTGACTGTATGCACTGTAATATTCCACCCCATCATTTTCACCGAAATATTGTGAGATTCTGGTAAACCTATTATCTAACATAAGCTGTTGATTCAGCACTGACCCTGGATCACCAAGGCCTCTCCACAAACATTcaacaaagagctgcaggaggctgTTGCGTTTGACAGTACAGAGCTTTGCAGGCATTTTTGCTAATTGTTAGATCAGTGGCATTGATCCCCCGATTATGTTTGCTTGGTATCACTAGAATAGCATGATCTACCATTTTTTAGATGGAACATGTCAGTGAAAACACCACGGGTATGTCAGAGAGATTTGCATGAGATGATGAAAGTACCCAGATTGGTCATGATAATGATGTGCAAATTtcagcagttttctttgttgtgGAGTTGTGTTTCAAGGCAACAGAGTCCCTCAGACAGTGAAGAATTTATTCAAGCGCAATGCTGTGGTGACAAAACTCAGATAGGCATCAAGAGTAAGACTTTCTTGtgaaaaatcagtttcacattatGTCTTCACCTCTCTCATTGACTGTAGTGTTACTTCCTTTAggccttttgtctttttacatttgttttcattgttactCTATATATGAGtgagtgttaaaaaaaaaaaaaaaacattacccGAGGTCTAAATGTTTTTACTGAATGTGAGGAACTGAATTGTCAATAGTCAGAAGTCACATAGCTCTTTTGCTACCGCTtctaaatgtcagtttttaatttttggtAATGACTAGCATTGTACTCATATGAAATGTTTATTCACCAGTATGTATTTCAGTGATATTTTCCTCATATTAATGgtttatgtcctttttttttgttaaagctaCATCAGGATACagtaagaaatgtttttttgtactgattttgactatgtatttgttgttttccttccaggtattacattatatatatatatatatatatatctttttttttatacctgAGCCACCGTCAGGCACTTGACCAGTAAGAACAGTTTGCACAATTTCCACCAGCTTGTCTGCGGCCCCCTCCCTACCCAGACAGTCTTCTGCCCCAGCATGAATGAAGTCAGTGTTGTGAGAGAAGGATGGCTTCACAAGAGAGGTAAGTGACCCTTTGTGTTCGCCGTCGATCATCTGAGTCTATACTAAAAGTAATAGTCCATGGCAAAATCTATATTTTGAATGTAAATGCTCCTTCAAAGGCGTCTAAGGTTTGTAGTTTCCTCACTGACAAAGAACAGCTACAGCAGCTTAATTCATTCAATTACAGTCGATTtccaatgtaaaaatattgcagGACAGAGTAGCATCTTTATCTATATAAAAGCCAAACACAAGCAGGAAGTCAGAAATAATAACCTGTCTGTTTCCAGGTGAATACATTAAAACATGGCGTCCTCGTTACTTCATCTTAAAGAGCGACGGCTCTTTCATCGGCTACAAAGAGAAGCCTGAGGTGTCCAGTGACCACAGCCTCCCACCGCTCAACAACTTCTCTGTCGCAGGTCAGCTTTCCCTTCTGCTGGTCAAATCTCAAATAAGTGTCATGTTTAACTCTTGAGCacaatttgttttgttgttagtGCCTTCACTTCTCCAGCGTTAGCTTATATGTCTATGCTATGCAGAATGCCAGCTGATGAAGACGGAGCGCCCCAAGCCCAATACATTTGTCATTCGGTGTCTGCAGTGGACCTCTGTTATCGAGCGGACCTTCCACGTAGATAGCAATGAGGAGAggtttgtattttctgtctgtgGTAGAAGTGGCTGTagtaagacagaaaaaaacatgtgcGAGGGCAGCTTGTAGTGCATGTGAAAACAGCGTTTTACCGTACTTGAGGAAAAAGTTGTCTGTCTACATTgaagaaatctgtaaaacacaTATACAAAAACATAGTTTTTGTCAGAAAACTGCCAGATTGAAAGTAGTGACTTGATCACAGCGTTAACACTATAGAAAGAATGTACAGGCTGACTTAGTTTGAAGGCCAacttggaaaagaaaaaacatttttagatttaGCCAGCGATATGTGTTAGAATATATATGACACAAATGTTGATAGTGTCTTGGGGAAGAGTGTTTAAGACATTGTTTTACTAGAAACATTTCTGGAATAAGTTCAGTTTTAGTGTGTTGTTAGCTGAAGCGAGTTTAAATGATAATGTGCTGGACTTGCTTtaaagaaaggagggagagaaagacaTGAGCAGCAAACTTGAACACAGGAGGGCAAAatgagtcattgttttttacattcagtggaagccatttagtttttaagagtaGTAACAACCATCATGCCCCAGTTAGAATTCAGCCAGATTAGGCGTGATTATTCACCTCTAACCCAAGCAGTCGCCACTGAGTTTTGTTTACATCGGCTCTGCCAAGTACCAAATCCTAGCATCCTCCAGCT comes from Amphiprion ocellaris isolate individual 3 ecotype Okinawa chromosome 7, ASM2253959v1, whole genome shotgun sequence and encodes:
- the dhx40 gene encoding probable ATP-dependent RNA helicase DHX40 translates to MSKSARRSPKENESKQLPIYQHKTKLIQAVRESSFLVVTGETGSGKTTQLPQYLHEAGFCKDGKIGITQPRRVAAITVAQRVAQEMQCTLGREVGYQVRFDDCTSSDTMVKYMTDGCLLREILADPGLSQYSVVILDEVHERSLNTDILLGLIKKMFSNPANAPKSRSIPLKVVVMSATLETDKLSAFFSNCAVFAIPGRTFPVTCMFGSAVGPKDVESTGYVKEVVKVALDVHTSEMAGDILVFLTGQSEIERACDLLYEKAECIDYRYDVQDQTVEGLLILPLYGSMPTDQQRQIFQPPPPGIRKCVVATNIAATSLTINGIKYIVDSGFVKQLNHNSRVGMDILEVVPISKSEAQQRAGRAGRTSAGKCFRIYTKEFWEKCMPEYTVPEIQRTSLTAVVLTLKCLGVHDVIRFPYLDCPEERFILEALKQLYQFDAIDRRGKVTQLGELMVEFPLHPGLTRALLKAASLDCQELLLPVAAMLSVENIFIRPGQPEEQKEADEKHRKLAAKTGGMNDFATLLSVFQSCKSSDRPSVWCKENWIHWRALKSAFSVETQLREILLRLQQKRDFPVETFDGNRSELLRRCLCTGYFTNVARRSVGKVFCTMDGHGSMVHIHPSSSLFDQEAELNWVIFHDVLVTSRVYIRTVCPIRYEWVKDLLPKLHEVDVYELSSVAREEVTDEEMIKWETREAAKRQPEVSTEEVMKKLEKRSNETTVSDARARYLQRKQQRQQSKAL